From one Thalassobaculum sp. OXR-137 genomic stretch:
- a CDS encoding tetratricopeptide repeat protein, which translates to MLDILTIPALAVGAFFAVSYFISPDTIVIQHISVPPSMEDRGYSGAVATTMLSDSVARISDEAGTNRGAYVAEETAQAKSVEALSDWFGLAQPIRATQVALGFLPYSFSGEFVEDADELVLRIRGQSSEYWHFVIEKRGSKDDVEGLVNAAAIELLTELDPYLIAVYHFRYDIPTGDFTKTKSAIDHALVNAPRKNLPWVYALWAHVLFFEGDLEGSIMKNRQALALEPTFPRPMMRWGEALQSMGMHEEAIGRFKKTLEIDPHYPEAIVLWANSLLAQNKIKEAGLKFHEAYEMSPDFPRIVHAYGMYHVKYGNKIKAADILRRAVELDEGRNPKFVRDLRAVQRMIEPGLEGFESDKDGTASAPAAAPATSAPAAAAATGSS; encoded by the coding sequence GTGTTGGATATTCTGACGATTCCGGCCCTGGCGGTCGGTGCGTTTTTTGCGGTTTCGTATTTCATCAGTCCGGACACCATCGTGATCCAGCACATCTCGGTGCCGCCGAGCATGGAGGATCGCGGCTATTCCGGCGCCGTCGCCACCACGATGCTGTCGGACAGCGTTGCGCGGATCAGCGATGAGGCGGGGACGAACCGGGGCGCCTATGTCGCCGAGGAAACCGCCCAGGCGAAGTCGGTGGAAGCGCTGAGCGACTGGTTCGGCCTGGCTCAGCCGATCCGCGCCACCCAGGTGGCCCTCGGCTTCCTGCCCTATTCCTTCTCCGGCGAGTTCGTGGAGGACGCCGACGAGCTGGTCCTGCGCATCCGCGGCCAGTCCTCAGAGTACTGGCACTTCGTGATCGAGAAGCGCGGCAGCAAGGACGATGTCGAGGGGCTGGTCAATGCCGCCGCCATCGAGCTTCTGACCGAACTCGATCCGTACCTCATCGCCGTCTATCACTTCCGCTACGACATCCCGACCGGCGACTTCACGAAGACCAAGTCGGCCATCGACCACGCGCTGGTGAACGCCCCGCGCAAGAACCTTCCCTGGGTGTACGCCCTGTGGGCCCATGTCCTGTTCTTCGAGGGCGACCTGGAAGGCTCGATCATGAAGAACCGGCAGGCGCTGGCGCTGGAGCCGACCTTCCCGCGTCCGATGATGCGCTGGGGCGAGGCGCTGCAATCCATGGGCATGCATGAGGAGGCGATCGGCCGCTTCAAGAAGACCCTGGAGATCGATCCGCACTATCCGGAGGCGATCGTCCTGTGGGCGAACTCGCTGCTGGCCCAGAACAAGATCAAGGAAGCGGGCCTCAAGTTCCATGAAGCCTACGAGATGTCGCCCGACTTCCCCCGTATCGTCCATGCCTACGGCATGTATCACGTGAAGTACGGCAACAAGATCAAGGCGGCGGACATTCTGCGGCGCGCGGTCGAGCTGGACGAGGGACGCAATCCGAAATTCGTCCGCGACCTCCGGGCGGTGCAGCGGATGATCGAGCCCGGGCTCGAGGGTTTCGAAAGCGACAAGGACGGCACGGCGTCAGCCCCTGCGGCAGCCCCCGCGACCTCCGCTCCGGCGGCGGCCGCCGCCACCGGCAGCAGCTGA
- a CDS encoding ABC transporter substrate binding protein, translating to MIIRAFIVLLVGIVAGTAAAAERPVLDWVVYDPATLAEYSVDTDAGDTARHVAVPLEGAEQAKRVMLLIPSRSVEAYTLAVNTILQVFARRRVPARFDIWYYDNDEAVALEALHWSYDQPVDLIISAGSSATSFLRAHHSGHAIPAVTSASKDPIASGHLSDPAGSGTNIAYTSINVETETLVAYLRRLIPDLSTIGLIYSLNNDSAILTQVNPLKAAADKLGLAIVDVTVTGRGSAEDDLEAALPAALDLIRQRDPEQSKSILLITGSTAVYERIAQINRHAGRMPVVSMLPDIVRAGEESALLSIGVNLTSALTLAAVYAVDVVTGAAKPGELPVGTVAPPDLAINFLVAERIGVKVPFSFLESATFVYDLDGRQVVAFGQRVF from the coding sequence ATGATTATCCGGGCTTTCATCGTACTGCTTGTGGGGATCGTTGCCGGGACGGCGGCGGCGGCCGAGCGTCCCGTGCTCGACTGGGTCGTCTACGACCCGGCGACCCTGGCCGAGTACAGCGTCGATACCGATGCCGGCGATACCGCCCGCCACGTGGCCGTTCCCCTGGAGGGGGCGGAGCAGGCGAAGCGGGTGATGCTGCTGATCCCGAGCCGGTCGGTCGAGGCCTATACCCTGGCGGTCAACACGATCCTGCAGGTCTTCGCCCGTCGCCGCGTGCCGGCCCGCTTCGACATCTGGTACTACGACAACGACGAGGCGGTGGCGCTGGAGGCACTGCACTGGTCCTACGACCAGCCGGTGGACCTGATCATTTCGGCGGGATCCTCCGCCACCTCGTTCCTGCGGGCCCACCACAGCGGCCACGCGATCCCGGCCGTGACCAGCGCGTCGAAGGACCCGATCGCCTCCGGCCATCTAAGCGATCCGGCGGGCAGCGGCACCAACATCGCCTATACCTCGATCAATGTGGAGACCGAGACGCTGGTGGCCTATCTGCGCCGCCTGATCCCGGATCTGTCCACCATCGGGCTGATCTATTCGCTGAACAACGACAGCGCGATCCTGACCCAGGTGAATCCGCTGAAGGCCGCCGCCGACAAGCTCGGGCTGGCCATCGTCGATGTGACGGTGACCGGCCGCGGCTCGGCCGAGGACGATCTGGAGGCGGCGCTCCCGGCGGCGCTGGACCTGATCCGCCAGCGCGACCCCGAGCAGAGCAAGAGCATCCTGCTGATCACCGGCTCGACCGCGGTGTACGAACGCATCGCCCAGATCAACCGCCACGCCGGCCGGATGCCGGTCGTCTCCATGCTGCCCGACATCGTGCGCGCCGGCGAGGAGTCGGCGCTGCTGTCGATCGGCGTGAATCTGACCAGCGCCCTGACGCTGGCGGCGGTCTATGCGGTCGACGTCGTGACCGGGGCGGCCAAGCCGGGCGAACTGCCGGTCGGTACGGTGGCGCCGCCCGATCTGGCGATCAACTTCCTGGTCGCCGAGCGCATCGGGGTGAAGGTTCCGTTCTCGTTCCTGGAATCCGCCACCTTCGTATACGATCTCGACGGACGTCAGGTGGTGGCTTTCGGCCAACGGGTGTTCTGA
- a CDS encoding TauD/TfdA family dioxygenase produces MQAEAMRADAADGVERGIGIEAVPLTPFLGAEITGLDLSQDVAPDAAARVRELFFRHQVIAIRGQDISPEGFIRFAEIFGPIEPFFISSYNHPEHPQIYVLSNVRKEGKPIGRDGAGTHWHSDSTFVEKPSSVTLLHGVEVPARGGDTLFANMYDAYDRLDAETKALIDGRRAIHRYQRKEFVFSGDRELSAQEKAEIEELKRIRLAEEAAAGPSPTAQKSNKVPEQAHPVARTHPVTGRKALYLNDEMMVGIEGMDDAVAVPLLRRLCEEATTPDQVLRFKWRKGDLVAWDNASTIHSATFTPPDQARVMHRLTVEGSVPV; encoded by the coding sequence ATGCAGGCAGAAGCGATGCGGGCCGACGCGGCAGACGGTGTAGAACGCGGAATCGGGATCGAGGCGGTCCCCCTGACCCCGTTCCTCGGCGCGGAGATCACCGGACTGGACCTGTCGCAGGATGTCGCACCGGACGCCGCGGCGCGGGTCCGCGAGCTGTTCTTCCGGCATCAGGTGATCGCGATCCGCGGGCAGGACATTTCGCCCGAAGGCTTCATCCGTTTCGCCGAGATCTTCGGCCCGATCGAACCGTTCTTCATCAGCTCCTATAACCACCCCGAGCATCCGCAGATCTACGTCCTGTCCAATGTCCGCAAGGAGGGCAAGCCGATCGGGCGCGACGGGGCCGGCACCCACTGGCACAGCGACAGCACCTTCGTGGAGAAGCCGAGCAGCGTCACCCTGCTGCACGGGGTCGAGGTGCCGGCGCGCGGCGGCGACACGCTCTTCGCCAACATGTACGACGCCTACGACCGGCTCGACGCGGAGACCAAGGCGCTGATCGACGGGCGCCGGGCGATCCACCGCTACCAGCGCAAGGAGTTCGTCTTTTCCGGAGACCGCGAACTGAGCGCGCAGGAGAAGGCGGAGATCGAGGAGCTCAAGCGCATCCGTCTGGCGGAGGAGGCCGCCGCCGGACCGTCGCCGACCGCGCAGAAGAGCAACAAGGTTCCCGAGCAGGCCCATCCCGTCGCCCGGACGCATCCGGTCACCGGCCGCAAGGCGCTGTATCTGAACGACGAGATGATGGTCGGTATCGAGGGGATGGACGACGCGGTGGCGGTGCCGCTGCTGCGCCGGCTCTGCGAGGAGGCGACCACGCCCGATCAGGTCCTGCGGTTCAAGTGGCGCAAGGGCGACCTGGTGGCCTGGGACAACGCCTCGACGATCCACTCCGCCACGTTCACCCCGCCGGATCAGGCGCGCGTCATGCACCGCCTGACGGTCGAGGGCAGCGTTCCGGTTTGA
- a CDS encoding ATP-binding cassette domain-containing protein, which yields MTVASTAHHAPILSVASLSIAQPAGRVLLSDVDLTLNAGEIVLLAGPSGTGKSTLINMLSGAIDPREEGWQASGEIRYGNQVYDLASDRVAIGGVVFQNFALFDDLSVADNLAIARDHSDAISPTLSAAIDRLIEDIDRRQPVASASGGQRQRVAIARTLLGNHPVLFLDEPNSGLDVSSSRQLAGMLRALVDEIDIPIVIIAHHFRHLIDVADRAVVLDSNAHALVEVAVETNAIEAALTAVENGEAPTAHAVPAPPVATDTRDLAEGGPLPDATARWELGWGVRFFLRYIWELCFSPSALLFVGLGCTIVGFVTTWFVFMYLPFRDYLLPVIHSDALAGLAFSELRVLAPLMAAVLISVRNSSLITASIGHKVYSDQIKAMRNLNVPHRLYINTMVMAASGVAAVFLAAAAVSLTAWVAMMTWAHIFPDGSTYMWRDQFLQRLWPPGVSFLVGWDWILAKTVPSIVGASAIALYFGYRPKHDVLDINKAIAQSLIWGLSFVLSWQSVLTLIEFKQVSARLEATF from the coding sequence GTGACCGTAGCCTCCACCGCCCATCACGCGCCGATCCTGTCGGTCGCGTCGCTCTCCATCGCCCAGCCGGCCGGCCGCGTGCTGCTCAGCGACGTGGATCTCACGCTCAATGCCGGGGAGATCGTGCTGTTGGCGGGTCCCAGCGGCACCGGCAAGTCGACCCTGATCAACATGCTCTCCGGCGCCATCGACCCGCGCGAGGAAGGCTGGCAGGCATCGGGCGAGATCCGCTACGGCAACCAGGTCTACGATCTCGCCAGCGACCGGGTGGCGATCGGCGGCGTCGTCTTCCAGAACTTCGCCCTGTTCGACGACCTGTCCGTCGCCGACAACCTGGCGATCGCCCGCGACCACAGCGATGCCATCAGTCCGACTCTGAGCGCCGCCATCGACCGGCTGATCGAGGATATCGACCGCCGGCAACCGGTGGCCTCGGCCAGCGGCGGCCAGCGCCAGCGCGTGGCTATCGCCCGAACCCTGCTGGGCAACCACCCGGTGCTGTTCCTGGACGAACCGAACTCCGGGCTCGACGTGTCGTCCTCGCGCCAGCTCGCCGGCATGTTGCGGGCGCTGGTCGACGAGATCGACATTCCGATCGTCATCATCGCCCACCATTTCCGCCATCTGATCGACGTAGCCGACCGGGCGGTGGTGCTGGATTCCAACGCCCACGCCCTGGTCGAAGTCGCCGTGGAGACGAACGCCATCGAGGCGGCGCTGACGGCGGTCGAGAACGGCGAGGCGCCGACCGCCCATGCGGTCCCCGCCCCGCCCGTGGCGACGGACACGCGGGATCTCGCCGAGGGCGGACCGCTGCCGGATGCGACCGCGCGCTGGGAACTGGGCTGGGGGGTGCGCTTCTTCCTGCGCTACATCTGGGAACTCTGCTTCTCGCCCTCGGCCCTGCTGTTCGTCGGCCTGGGCTGCACCATCGTCGGCTTCGTGACGACCTGGTTCGTCTTCATGTACCTGCCGTTCCGCGACTATCTGCTGCCGGTGATCCATTCCGACGCCCTGGCCGGCCTCGCGTTCAGCGAGTTGCGGGTGCTGGCGCCGCTGATGGCGGCGGTGCTGATCAGCGTGCGCAACTCCTCGCTGATCACCGCGAGCATCGGCCACAAGGTCTATTCCGACCAGATCAAGGCGATGCGGAACCTGAACGTGCCGCACCGGCTTTACATCAACACCATGGTGATGGCGGCCTCGGGCGTGGCGGCGGTCTTCCTGGCGGCGGCGGCGGTCAGCCTGACCGCCTGGGTGGCGATGATGACCTGGGCCCATATCTTCCCCGACGGCTCCACCTACATGTGGCGCGACCAGTTCCTGCAGCGCCTGTGGCCGCCCGGCGTATCGTTCCTGGTCGGCTGGGACTGGATCCTCGCCAAGACGGTCCCGTCGATCGTCGGCGCGTCGGCAATCGCGCTGTATTTCGGCTACCGGCCGAAACACGACGTGCTCGACATCAACAAGGCCATCGCCCAGTCGCTGATCTGGGGTCTGTCCTTCGTCCTGAGCTGGCAATCGGTTCTCACGCTGATCGAGTTCAAGCAGGTGTCGGCGCGACTGGAAGCGACGTTCTGA
- a CDS encoding DUF4440 domain-containing protein, producing the protein MQQFLDYIGSFRSGRRFIALEEERALLNMATSNLGLGLDDAMAALLIGARQAGLVLESEVAEETAAFLAGRIKQAGKIVKADFQAATDFFMARAGNLITPTEAARRVRQLVNRSGWTPARAGWIWPDTSWFDRIPDPTPSTRALVPPMPVPMATGGSNGQQEAGGGNAGDVLRDWAAALQSRNVDRIIALYTADALLLATAEDQPLIGPPQIRTYFNRLTSYEGLSVRFQQELQRLSSDRATLVSGLYTFTWLDPQTGSPVVTPARYSFAVRAVSGPGRIAMHHSSRVPGNYPGAAAI; encoded by the coding sequence ATGCAGCAGTTCCTCGACTATATCGGCAGCTTTCGCAGCGGCCGGCGCTTCATTGCGCTGGAAGAGGAGCGCGCCCTGCTGAACATGGCCACCTCCAATCTCGGCCTGGGGCTCGACGACGCGATGGCGGCACTGCTGATCGGTGCGCGGCAGGCAGGCCTGGTCCTGGAAAGCGAGGTTGCCGAGGAAACCGCCGCCTTCCTGGCCGGTCGGATCAAGCAGGCCGGAAAGATCGTCAAGGCGGACTTCCAGGCGGCGACCGATTTCTTCATGGCCCGCGCCGGCAACCTGATCACCCCGACCGAGGCGGCCCGTCGGGTGCGCCAGCTCGTCAACCGGTCCGGCTGGACCCCGGCGCGCGCCGGCTGGATCTGGCCCGACACCTCCTGGTTCGACCGCATTCCCGATCCGACGCCGAGCACCCGCGCGCTGGTTCCGCCGATGCCGGTCCCGATGGCGACCGGCGGGTCCAACGGCCAGCAGGAGGCTGGCGGCGGCAACGCCGGCGACGTCCTGCGAGACTGGGCCGCAGCGCTGCAGTCGCGCAACGTGGACCGGATCATCGCCCTCTACACCGCCGACGCCCTGCTGCTGGCGACGGCAGAGGATCAGCCCCTGATCGGACCGCCGCAGATCCGCACCTATTTCAACCGTCTGACGTCCTACGAGGGGCTGAGCGTCCGGTTTCAGCAGGAACTCCAGCGCCTGTCCTCGGACCGGGCGACGCTGGTCAGCGGGCTGTACACCTTCACCTGGCTGGATCCGCAGACCGGCAGTCCCGTGGTCACGCCGGCGCGCTACAGCTTCGCGGTGCGCGCCGTCTCCGGGCCCGGCCGGATCGCCATGCACCATTCCTCGCGCGTCCCCGGCAACTACCCGGGCGCTGCGGCGATCTAG
- a CDS encoding DUF6524 family protein, with the protein MDGHFILGPGGILARLLYPAFIVFATYNTSGYSYYHWVVDYPDQDVILKVACFGVLGFAYYNITETGAVALQRTGLLLVSIAMSAGAWFAIDKDWVTIDSRTDLINAMQATVVLIMGAGLCYAHIHSRIGGVKIVEEGRQT; encoded by the coding sequence ATGGACGGACACTTCATTCTCGGCCCCGGCGGCATCCTGGCTCGGCTGCTCTATCCGGCCTTCATCGTGTTCGCGACCTACAACACCAGCGGCTATTCCTATTACCACTGGGTGGTCGACTACCCGGATCAGGACGTCATCCTGAAGGTCGCCTGTTTCGGCGTGCTGGGCTTCGCCTATTACAACATCACCGAGACCGGCGCGGTCGCCCTGCAGCGGACAGGCCTGCTGCTGGTCTCGATCGCCATGTCCGCCGGCGCCTGGTTCGCCATCGACAAGGATTGGGTGACGATCGACAGCCGGACCGACCTGATCAACGCCATGCAGGCCACGGTCGTGCTGATCATGGGTGCCGGGCTCTGCTACGCCCATATCCATTCGCGGATCGGCGGCGTGAAGATCGTCGAGGAAGGCCGCCAGACCTGA
- a CDS encoding AAA family ATPase, translating into MASILVIATSKGGTGKTTISAALASYWRDQGKAVAILDTDPNEAMARWARKSESGFKGISVSANANEHEIIESVYALGEEADVVVVDTAGFGNQAMVYAVGVADMVLIPVMPDEASLFEAAKMKQVISSASKLTRREIPFHSVLNRVKKMTTVVRHTERNLEQLGLNPLKSRIGDRVIFQEASYHGASPLSLAPKNRATLEIRNLAREIEPVLFAE; encoded by the coding sequence ATGGCCAGTATTCTCGTTATCGCCACCAGCAAGGGTGGAACCGGTAAGACGACCATCAGCGCAGCACTTGCCTCCTACTGGCGGGACCAGGGCAAGGCTGTCGCGATTCTCGACACCGACCCGAACGAGGCCATGGCCCGATGGGCCCGCAAGAGCGAGTCCGGGTTCAAGGGCATCTCGGTCTCGGCCAACGCCAACGAGCACGAGATCATCGAGTCGGTCTACGCCCTGGGCGAGGAGGCCGACGTGGTCGTGGTCGACACTGCCGGCTTCGGCAACCAGGCGATGGTCTATGCGGTCGGCGTGGCCGACATGGTCCTGATCCCGGTGATGCCCGACGAGGCCAGCCTGTTCGAGGCGGCGAAGATGAAGCAGGTCATCAGCAGCGCCAGCAAGCTGACCCGGCGCGAGATCCCGTTCCATTCGGTCCTGAACCGGGTGAAGAAGATGACGACCGTGGTGCGCCACACCGAGCGCAATCTGGAGCAGCTCGGTCTCAATCCGCTGAAGTCGCGGATCGGCGACCGGGTGATCTTCCAGGAGGCGTCCTATCACGGCGCCTCGCCCCTGAGCCTGGCGCCGAAGAACCGGGCGACCCTGGAGATCCGCAATCTCGCCCGCGAGATCGAACCCGTCCTGTTCGCTGAATAG
- a CDS encoding DUF4239 domain-containing protein, whose translation MTYDLGLQLAAIPLSTSVPFMIALGILLSIIGSWLVNSVFTPFELEPNNSVGGAKFGFLGEVYAVTLGLAMIGAFDHFTTAQTNAQREAATLSSLSWAADTYDQPGQEVDRAAMRRAVQEYARAVVEKEWRVMSYGIADPDVSSRLADMNTVFMRVEPVTEAQKSLQQNTVEWVNQINEYRSLRLTTVSRSLIALVWAVLISGTLMAIIFPWFFGTVNVVSQTVMSALLTSFLMLHLLMVLQLSYPFIGEASISPTAFLNVIR comes from the coding sequence ATGACATACGATCTCGGTCTTCAACTGGCCGCCATTCCGTTGAGCACGTCGGTGCCCTTCATGATCGCGTTGGGCATCCTGCTGTCGATCATCGGATCCTGGCTGGTGAACTCCGTGTTCACGCCGTTCGAGCTGGAGCCGAACAACTCCGTCGGCGGGGCCAAGTTCGGCTTCCTGGGCGAGGTTTATGCGGTCACCCTGGGCCTGGCGATGATCGGGGCCTTCGACCATTTCACCACGGCCCAGACCAACGCCCAGCGGGAAGCGGCGACCCTGTCGTCCCTGTCCTGGGCTGCCGATACCTACGACCAGCCGGGGCAGGAGGTGGACCGCGCGGCGATGCGCCGGGCCGTGCAGGAATACGCGCGCGCGGTGGTCGAGAAGGAATGGCGGGTGATGAGCTACGGCATCGCCGATCCGGACGTTTCCTCCCGATTGGCCGACATGAACACCGTGTTCATGCGGGTCGAACCGGTCACAGAAGCCCAGAAGTCGCTGCAGCAGAACACGGTCGAGTGGGTGAACCAGATCAATGAGTACAGGTCGCTGCGGCTCACGACGGTGTCGCGGTCCCTGATCGCGCTGGTCTGGGCCGTGCTCATCAGCGGCACGCTGATGGCGATCATCTTCCCGTGGTTCTTCGGTACGGTGAACGTGGTCTCGCAGACCGTGATGTCGGCGCTGCTCACGTCCTTCCTGATGCTGCACCTGCTGATGGTGCTGCAGCTCAGTTATCCGTTCATCGGCGAGGCGTCGATCAGCCCGACGGCCTTCCTGAACGTCATACGCTGA
- a CDS encoding ATP-binding protein → MADTGVPTKPTLRIIAANRSEELDRIAGELGRFAEENDLPMRSAMHLDMSVEEIVSNVIKYGFDAGDIRDDAVSIDLTLEDDRLAIRIADSGRPFDPLADAPLPDIDASVEDRPIGGLGVHIVKTVMAEVRYTRAGDRNILDMILAIAAPA, encoded by the coding sequence ATGGCGGACACCGGCGTGCCGACCAAACCCACCCTGCGGATCATCGCCGCCAACCGGAGCGAGGAGCTCGATCGGATCGCCGGCGAGCTCGGCCGGTTCGCCGAGGAGAACGACCTGCCCATGCGCAGCGCCATGCACCTCGACATGTCGGTTGAGGAGATCGTCTCCAACGTTATCAAATACGGCTTCGATGCCGGCGACATCCGCGACGATGCGGTGTCCATCGACCTGACGCTGGAGGACGACCGGCTGGCCATCCGCATCGCCGATAGCGGTCGCCCCTTCGATCCGCTGGCCGATGCGCCGCTCCCGGATATCGACGCCAGCGTGGAGGACCGGCCGATCGGCGGTCTCGGCGTCCACATCGTGAAGACGGTGATGGCCGAGGTACGCTATACCCGCGCCGGCGACCGCAACATTCTCGACATGATCCTGGCGATCGCCGCGCCGGCGTGA
- a CDS encoding STAS domain-containing protein, whose protein sequence is MTDTTLKTDLEGPGTMQIDTATHGDVLEVAPKGRLDSNTAPVLEKTLLELIGSGQPKITVDFGGIDYVSSAGLRVLLVAAKRTAATKGQFSIHSMSPEIREVFEISGFLTILKVYPDLNAVLAAG, encoded by the coding sequence GTGACAGACACGACCCTGAAGACCGACCTGGAAGGACCCGGAACTATGCAGATCGATACCGCGACCCATGGCGACGTGCTGGAAGTCGCCCCCAAGGGACGGCTGGACAGCAACACGGCCCCGGTGCTGGAAAAGACCCTGCTGGAGCTGATCGGCAGCGGACAGCCGAAGATCACCGTCGATTTCGGCGGGATAGACTATGTGTCGAGCGCCGGGCTGCGGGTTCTGCTGGTGGCCGCAAAGCGGACCGCGGCGACCAAGGGACAGTTCTCCATCCATTCCATGTCGCCGGAGATCCGCGAGGTCTTCGAGATCAGCGGGTTCCTGACGATCCTGAAGGTCTATCCGGATCTCAACGCGGTACTCGCCGCCGGCTGA
- the rodA gene encoding rod shape-determining protein RodA, with product MAISFRSDGLNPPELTIGQKLVAINWLLVLLVVTIAGVGCLMLYSAANGSWSPWAYRHVLRFSIGLGIMLAIALVDIRFWMRTAYLGYMVALLLLVAVEIMGEIGMGAQRWIDLGLFQLQPSEVMKICLVLALARYFNGLTYEEVGNPLNLIIPLLMVGLPAMLVLKQPDLGTALMMIAGAGAIFFLAGVRIWKFLALIAAGVAAVPIVWQFLREYQQKRILTFLNPESDPLGSGYHILQSKIALGSGGIFGKGFLKGSQSHLNFLPEKQTDFIFTMLAEEFGMIGASCLIGLYVLVLAYGFAIAIRSRSQFGRLVALGVTTTLFLYLFINVAMVMGLIPVVGVPLPMISYGGTAMLTMMIGLGLLLGVSVHRDVRIARAGVEED from the coding sequence ATGGCGATCTCTTTCCGTTCCGACGGCCTGAATCCACCCGAGTTGACCATCGGTCAGAAGCTGGTGGCGATCAACTGGCTCCTGGTTCTGCTGGTGGTCACCATCGCCGGCGTCGGCTGCCTGATGCTGTATTCCGCGGCGAACGGATCCTGGTCGCCCTGGGCGTACCGCCACGTCCTGCGCTTCAGCATCGGTCTGGGGATCATGCTGGCCATCGCTCTGGTCGATATCCGGTTCTGGATGCGCACCGCCTATCTCGGCTACATGGTCGCGCTGCTGCTTCTCGTCGCCGTGGAGATCATGGGCGAGATCGGCATGGGCGCCCAACGCTGGATCGACCTCGGCCTGTTCCAGCTCCAGCCGTCCGAGGTCATGAAGATCTGTCTGGTGCTGGCTCTCGCCCGGTACTTCAACGGCCTGACCTACGAGGAGGTCGGCAATCCGCTGAACCTCATCATTCCGCTGCTCATGGTCGGCCTGCCGGCGATGCTGGTCCTGAAGCAGCCCGATCTGGGCACGGCGCTGATGATGATCGCCGGGGCCGGGGCGATCTTCTTCCTGGCCGGCGTGCGGATCTGGAAGTTCCTGGCGCTGATCGCCGCCGGGGTCGCCGCGGTGCCGATCGTCTGGCAGTTCCTGCGCGAGTACCAGCAGAAGCGGATCCTGACCTTCCTCAACCCGGAAAGCGATCCGCTCGGCTCCGGCTATCACATCCTGCAGTCGAAGATCGCGCTCGGCTCGGGCGGGATCTTCGGCAAGGGCTTCCTGAAGGGCAGCCAGAGCCATCTGAACTTCCTGCCGGAGAAGCAGACCGACTTCATCTTCACCATGCTGGCGGAAGAGTTCGGCATGATCGGCGCGTCCTGCCTGATCGGGCTCTACGTCCTGGTGCTGGCCTACGGCTTCGCCATCGCGATCCGCTCGCGCAGCCAGTTCGGCCGACTGGTGGCGCTGGGGGTCACCACGACGCTGTTCCTGTACCTGTTCATCAACGTCGCCATGGTGATGGGGCTGATCCCCGTGGTCGGCGTGCCGCTGCCGATGATCAGCTACGGCGGCACGGCGATGCTGACGATGATGATCGGCCTGGGTCTGCTGCTCGGCGTCTCGGTCCACCGCGACGTACGGATCGCCCGCGCCGGCGTGGAAGAGGACTGA